From the genome of Bordetella sp. H567, one region includes:
- a CDS encoding ABC transporter ATP-binding protein — translation MARSDDVLVSFRAVDKSYDGEQYVVKDLDLDIRRGEFLTLLGPSGSGKTTCLMMLAGFEYPTHGEISLDGRVINRIPPHKREIGVVFQSYALFPHMTVWENVAYPLSIRRLDKAAIARRVDAALDMVRMNAYAQRRPAQLSGGQQQRIALARALIFDPPLVLMDEPLGALDKRLREHMQLEIKELHRRLNLTVVYVTHDQSEALTLSDRVAIFEGGRIQQIDEVRSLYETPSNRIVANFVGDSNQFCGVVTGGNGQVCEVALPDGTRIQGIADAPLPAGSPAYACIRPERIAVLDAAAPAANRIRARAMGLIYHGDHFRLQCTLGQEAGATCFIKVTLDDPCLRHFQPGQPVELGFDTPHVRIFP, via the coding sequence ATGGCACGCTCGGACGACGTACTCGTCAGCTTCCGCGCCGTCGACAAGAGCTATGACGGCGAACAGTACGTGGTCAAGGACCTGGATCTGGACATCCGCCGCGGCGAATTCCTGACGCTGCTTGGCCCCTCCGGATCCGGCAAGACCACCTGCCTGATGATGCTGGCCGGCTTCGAATACCCCACGCACGGCGAAATATCGCTGGACGGACGCGTGATCAATCGCATCCCGCCGCACAAGCGCGAGATCGGCGTGGTCTTTCAAAGCTATGCGCTGTTCCCGCATATGACCGTATGGGAGAACGTCGCCTATCCGCTCAGCATCCGCCGCCTCGACAAGGCCGCCATCGCCCGGCGCGTGGACGCCGCCCTGGATATGGTGCGCATGAATGCCTATGCGCAGCGTCGCCCGGCGCAACTGTCCGGCGGGCAGCAGCAACGTATCGCGCTCGCCCGCGCGCTGATCTTCGATCCGCCGCTGGTGCTGATGGACGAACCCCTGGGCGCGCTGGATAAACGCCTGCGTGAGCACATGCAGCTGGAGATCAAGGAACTGCATCGCCGGCTGAACCTGACCGTGGTCTACGTGACGCACGACCAGAGCGAAGCATTGACCCTGTCGGACCGCGTGGCCATCTTCGAGGGCGGCCGCATCCAGCAGATCGACGAAGTCCGCAGCCTGTACGAAACCCCGTCCAACCGCATCGTGGCGAACTTCGTGGGTGACAGCAACCAGTTCTGCGGCGTGGTCACCGGCGGCAACGGCCAGGTATGCGAAGTCGCGCTACCGGACGGCACCCGCATACAGGGCATCGCCGACGCCCCCTTGCCGGCCGGCTCGCCGGCCTACGCCTGCATCCGGCCCGAACGCATCGCCGTGCTGGACGCCGCTGCGCCCGCGGCCAACCGGATCCGGGCACGCGCGATGGGCTTGATCTATCACGGCGACCACTTCCGCCTGCAGTGCACGCTGGGACAGGAGGCGGGCGCGACCTGCTTCATCAAGGTCACGCTGGACGACCCCTGCCTGCGCCACTTCCAGCCCGGCCAGCCTGTCGAACTCGGCTTCGATACGCCGCACGTCCGGATATTCCCCTAG